A window of the Mesotoga prima MesG1.Ag.4.2 genome harbors these coding sequences:
- a CDS encoding heavy-metal-associated domain-containing protein, translated as MPRVIRLFQIRNEITDSDAERIVSRLKSLDGITKAQVDVASSVVEVEYENAIIDRYIIQEELSKLGFDMLI; from the coding sequence ATGCCCAGGGTGATCAGGCTATTTCAAATTAGGAACGAGATTACGGATTCCGATGCCGAACGAATTGTTTCGAGACTGAAGTCCCTCGACGGCATAACAAAGGCCCAGGTTGATGTTGCAAGTAGTGTCGTTGAGGTGGAATATGAGAACGCGATCATCGACAGATACATTATTCAGGAAGAGCTGTCCAAGCTCGGTTTTGATATGCTTATATAA